CATCGCGGGGTACGACTCGGCCCAGGCGATGGCCGCCTCCCGCGTCTTGAGCGCGGCCTCGTGGGCGAGCCCGACGCTCCAGCCCCGGCCGAGGAACGTGAACTGGGTGCGGTCCAGAAGTGACTGCGGCACGGGCCAACGCACCACCTCCTCCGCGGCGGTCGCCAACGCCTCGACGTCGTCGGAGAGCCCGGCACGCAGCAGCGACAGCGTCGAGGTCGCGAAGCGGGTCTGCACCACCGAGCGTTCGTCGGCGAACGGCAGGACCACGACCTCGTCGGCGGCGTCCCGGCCGGGGGAGTCGGGGTCGCCGATCACGGCGAGCGTGCGTACCCGGCCCCGCAGGGCGGCCAGCAGGTCCAGCACCTCCGTGGTGGTGCCCGAGCGGGAGATGGCCACCACGAGGTCGTAGTCACGGCCGGCCGGGAACTCGCTCGCCGCGAAGGCGTCGGTGACGCCGTGTCCGAGGCTTTCGCGACGCGCGGCGTACGCCTGGGCGATGAACCAGCTCGTCCCGCACCCGACGACGGCCACGCGCGAACCGCGCGCGGGCAGCGGCGACGAGGCGGCGAGCGCCGCGGCCCGGCGCCAGGTGTGGGGCTGACTGGCGATCTCCTCGGAGACGAGGGGAGTGGTCACTGTGCGCTCCTTTGTCGAAACGACGGGCCCGAGGTGCGAGGGGAGGGCTCGTCGGGTCTTCGTGCCGCGTCCGCGTACGCGGCGACTATCGAGGCGAGGTCGGCCCCGGCGGCCCGCCAGCCGAGAAGCGCCGCGCCCCACGACCCGGCGGAGCCGCCGAGCGCGGCGGGCACGATCCGGGGGGCGGGGTGCACGGTGAGCCGGGCCCGGACCCGCTCCCGCAGCGGCGTGAGGAGGGCGTCCCCGGCGTGGACCAGACCACCGCCGACGACGACGTGCGCGACGCCGGTCACCCGGATCAGGTCGGCGACCAGCGCGGAAAGCACCTCCACGGCGTCGTCCCACACCCGGCGCGCCACCTCGTCGCCGGTGAGGGCGCGTGCAAGGACGCCGCGGGCGCCGTCGACGGTCGCGCCCGAGGCGGCGGTGTAGCGGCGGGCGATCGCGGCGGCCGAGGCGACGGTCTCGGCGCATCCGCGGCCACCGCAGGCACACGGCTCCCCGTCGAGGGCGCCGCCGTGGCCGATCTCGCCCGCGTAGCCGCCCGAACTCACCGGTCGTCCGTCGAGCAGCAGAGCAGCGGCCAGCCCGGTGCCCACCGACACGTACGCCTGGTCGGCCACGCCCCGGCCCGCGCCGAGCTGCCACTCCGCCGCCGCCCCGGTGCGCACGTCGTGGCCGAACCCCACCGGAAGGTCGGTGTGCTCGCGGAGGTGTCGCGCCACGGGTAGGTCGCGCCACCCGAGGTTCTCGGAGTGCACGCACACTCCTCGCCGCTCGTCGACCGTGCCGGGCACCGCCACCCCGACACCCACCGCGGTGTGGCTCGGGGGCACGGCCGCCAGCGCGAGGTCCACGGTCTCCAGCACGACCTCGAAGGCGCGGTCGGGACCGGCCTCCGCGTGTGTGGGGGAGGTGCCCTTCCGGAGCACGCCGGTGTGGTCGGCGACGAGCCATTTGACGAACGTCCCGCCCACGTCGAGGGCGACGACGGCCGAGGTCGGGGTGAGGTCGAGTGTGTCGGACACGGGCACCTACTTGACGCTTCCGGCCGTGAGGCCCGCCACGAGTCGTTTCTCGATCCCGGCGAACAGCAGCACCACCGGCACGATCGCCACGATGGAGACGCCGAAGACGTACTGCCAGGCCGAGTCGTACTGGCCGACGAACTTGGTGAGCGCCACCGACAGCGGTTGGTTCTCCGCCGACGTGAGGATCACCAGCGAGGCGGCGAACTCGTTCCACGCGGCGACGAACGTGAAGATGACGGCCGTGACGATGCCGGGCCACACGAGCGGCAAGGTGACGCGGAAGAACACCGTCCACCGGCTCGCGCCGTCGAGCTGTGCGGCCTCGTCGAGTTCCTTCGGGAGCGAGGCGAAGAACGAGTGCATGATCCAGGTGGCGAACGACATGTTGAACGCCGCGTTGACGAGGATCATCGCGAGCCACGTGTCCTGGAGGTCCCACGCCAGCATCTGGCGGAACAGACCGGCCACCAGCACGGCCGGTTGCAGCATCTGGGTGATCAGCACGCAGAACAGGAACGCCAGCCTGCCGGGAAAGCGGAACCGCGCCGTGTAGTACGCGGCGGGCGTGGCCACCGCCAGCGTCAGCAGCGTGGCGCAGCCCGCGATGACGAGCGTGGAGACCAGGTTGTCGGGCAACGGCGTCTCCGGGGTGGACCACATGGAGACGTAGTTGTCCGGGTGCCACTCCTGTGGCAGGTACGTCGGGGGGATGCGCAGGATCTCGGGCCGCGACTTGAACGACCCGAGAAGCATCACCAGGTAGGGCAGCAGGAAGATCAGGGCGACGACGGCGCCCGCGACCACCCGCAACGGAATCGAGCCGCGCTCTCCGGGGGCTTCCCGGACTCGTCGCGCGCGTCGCCGGGGAGCCGGGGCCTCCGGTGCCGGGGCCGGGGCGGGGGTGTCGGCAACAGTACTCATTCGTCGATCGCCTTCAGTGGTTTCACGATCCCCACGTACACCGCGATCACCGCGATCACGATGACGAGGTTGATCACCGCGAGCGCCGAGGCCATGCCGGAGTCACGCATGTCCTGGAGGATCTTGAACATGAGGGTGGTGGTCGTGTCGGCGTCGTAGCCCGGAAGCCCGCCGGTGACGACGGAGAGAATCGGGAAGTTGTTGTAGACGTTGATGATGTTGATGATTGTGGCCACGGCGAGCGCGGGCCGCAGGTGCGGCAGCACGATCCGGAAGTACGTCACCCGTGGGGACGCGCCGTCGATCCGCGCCGCCTCCAGCAACTCCGGACTCACCGACTGCAGTCCCGCCAGCAACGTGTAGGTCGTGAAGGGCAGCGACACGAAGATCGCGATGCCGATGGCGACCAGGAACGCCGACGGCATGGACTTGGTGAACCCGAAGTCCGGTGAGTCGATGAGTCCGATGTCGTGGAGGAACTGCTGCACGATGCCGTAGCCGGGTTCGAGCCCGTAGTAGATGACCGTCGTCGTCATCACCACCGAGGCCGCCCACGGCACGATCACCGCCAGCCGCACGAACTGCCGTCCCGGAAACGCTTTGTTGAGCAGGTTCGCCAGGGCCAGCGAGATCACGATGGTGACCACGACCACGACCGACACCCACACCACCGTGCGCAGCAGGACACCGGGGAGGGCGGGCAGGTCGAACAACGCCGCGTAGTTGTCGAACCCCGCACTGCCCCGGTCCTTGCCCGTCTGCGAGATCTCCCGCGTGGAGTTGATGATCATCAGTATTGCCGGGTAGAGAACGATCCCGGCGATGAGCAGCAGGCTGGGGCCGATCCACGGCAGGGCTTTGAGCAGATCGCGGGCCGATCCGCCGCGGCGTGCGGTGTCGACTGGTGTGCGTGGCATGGCTGTTCCCTTTTCGCGGCCTCGCCGGGCGCGGCCGGTGTCCTTTTCGAACCGCGCCCGGCCCTCACCCCTCAGGCGTTGTCGATCTCGGCCTGAATTCCGGCCAGGACTTCCTTCGGGTCCTTGCCCGTCGCGATGAGCCCGATCTGCGACTGCATCGCCGCCTGCGCGGTGGCCCACGCCGGGCTGGTGGACGGATAGAACCGGGCGTGTGGCAACAGGTCGAGGAACGGCTTCATGGCCTCGTTCGTGCTCGCCTCCGCGCCCGACTTGGTGACGGGCAGGAAGCCCTCCGTCTCGACGAACTTCACGTAGTTCTCGGCTCGATAGAAGTAGTCGAGGAAGGCGCCGATCTGCTCGGCCTTGTCCTCGTCGTTGCGGAACGCCATGAGGTGGTCGGCGACGCCGAGCGTCACCTTCTCCCCGTCCTTGGTGGGGATGTCCACGATGGAGTAGTCGAGGTCGGGGTTCTTCTCCTCGATCATGCCCACGATCGGCGGCAGCCCCATCGCCATGCCGAACCGGCCCTGGATGAACTGGTCGAGCATGGGGGTGCGTTGCGTGGCGCCCGCGTCGGGTTGGGTCAGCCCGTCGTCGTGGAGCTTCTTCATGAACCGCGCCGCCTCCAGGTTCTGCGGCGTGTCCACGGTGATCTTCTCGGGTGTGCCGTAACCGCCGCCCGCGCCGAGGAACCAGATGCCCGCCTCGGCTTGCGCCTCCTCCGAACCGAGCGGCAGGCCGTAGCCGTAGGCGTCGGTCTTCTCGGTGACGGCCTTGGCCGCGTCGTACAACTCGTCCCACGTCGTGGGGGGTTCGTCGATGCCCGCCCGCTCCAGCAGGTCGTTGTTGACGAACAGGGCCCTGGCCGAGGCGATCAGCGGGAATCCGTACTGGGTGCCGTCCACGGACGCGTTCTCGCGGAACGAGTCCTGGAAGTCGTCGATGGTCTCCTGCGACAGCACCTCCTCGGCCGAGTACAGCAGGTCGTCCTCGACGTAGCCCGCGAACGTGTCGATGCTGAGGATGTCGGGAGCCTCGTTCGACTGCACCCGCGTGCGGATGACGTCGTTGATGTTCTCCCAGGACTGCATCTCCAACTTCACGGTCACGCCGGGGTGATCCTTCTCGAACCCCGCGATCACCTCCTCCCAGAGGCGCTTGGTGTTGTCCGAGTAGGACGCCGCGAGCATGGTCAACTCGACGGTGCCGTCCTCCGCCGAATCTCCGCCCGAGCACGCGGCGAGCGTCATGGCCGTCGCCGCGACCAAGGCCGTGGCGCGCATCCGTCGGGTCACGGCTGTTTCTCCTTCGTATCGGGGTGATGGGGTGCCTCGCCGGGGCGGAACCCGACGGCGAGGTCGGTGACGTCGTCGTTCGCGGCTCTAGCCGCGGGTCACCTCGGGCATGTCGGTCTCCTCCGAGTCGAGCCCCGGTCGTGCCTCCCGCCAGCGGCCTCGGGTGAAGTCCGGTACCGCCACGGGACGGCTGCCCTTGCGGATTGACTCCGCCGACAAGGGCACCGACGAGCACCACACCGCCGAGTCGTACACGTCGATGTCCGGCACCAGTCCCGCGCGCATCTGCTGCACGATGCGCCACTGCAGGATGTAGTCCATGCCGCCGTGCCCGCCGTTGTTCTCGGCGTCGTCGCCGACCTTGCGCCACAGCCAGTGGTCGTAGCGGTCGAGGTACGGCTGGGCGTCGGCCCACTCGTGGCCACTGTGGTCCGGCTCGACGTAGATGCGGGTGGGGTAGTCCTCGAACAGGCCCCGTGTCCCCGCGATGCTGTTGATCCGGCTGTAGGGACGCGGCGAGCTGACGTCGTGCTCCGCCCTGACCAGACGGCCCTTGTCGGTCCGCAGTAGGATCGTCGTCCGGTCGCCTTTGACGTAGGTCTCCGTCCACGAGGGATGGTCGGGCGGCATGAAGCGCTCGCGGTAGTCGGCCAGTCCCAGCGCGACGGAGCTCATCGCGGTGAGATAGGTGAACCGGTCACCGCGGTTGATGTCCATGCACGCGGAGATCGGGCCGAGTCCGTGCATGGAGTAGAAACTCGCGTCCATCCTGGTGTGCCAGGCCCGGCGCCAGTCGTCGGGTTCGTAGTAGCCGCTGAAGAGCAGGTCGCGCAGGTCGTGCAGGTATCCGCCGTGGCCGTTGGTGAGTTCGCCGAACAGCCCGTCGTGGGCCATGCGCAGGATCGCTAGCTCGTTGCGGCCGTAGCAGCAGTTCTCCATCAGGAAGACGTGTCTGCGGAACCGCTCGGAGGCGTCGACGAGCTGCCACAGCTCCTTCAGCTCGGTCGCGATCGGGAGCTCGATGCCGACGTGCTTGCCGCCCTCGACCGCGGCCAGGCCCTGGCGGAAGTGCCAGTCCCAGGGGGTCGCGACGTAGACGAGGTCGACCTCGTCGGACGCGCACAGCTCCTCGTAGGCGCGATCGCCACCGGTGTACACGGTCGGCCGCGCCCCGGTCTCCGCCTGCACGGTGTCGGCCGCCCGGTTCGCGCGGTCGGGCAGCGTGTCGCACACCGCCGTGACGACGGCGCCGGGTACGGCGACCCATCCGGTCAACATGCCCATGCCGCGGTTGCCCAGGCCGATCAACCCGATGCGCACCTCGTCGTAGCGGTCGAACGGCACGCCGATCATCGAGCGTTGACCCGCCGCGCGGGCCGGTGCGACGGCGGTGCTCGTCTCGGCGTTCGCGGGCAGCGCGCCGCTTGCGGCGAGTGCTCCCGCTGCCCCCGCTGCCAATCCCATGCTCTGCAGGAACGAACGTCGACTCGGTCTGGCTTCCACCATGACTTCTCCCTGTCGGCCTCGACGTGGTCGGCATCGGTGCGAACCCCGGTGGCACCGGGTGCGGGAACCGCGGGATGCCGGCTGCTCCATTGCGTGGCGGCAATCTTTGCCCCGCCGTCAACAAGATGTCAAGAGTTGATCGAATCGAGCATGTTTCAATCAAAATCAATCAAGAACGCGGCGTGTCCGCAGCTGGCGTCCGCGTGTCCGCAGGTGCCGTACGGCGAGTGGAGTATTCGGCTCCGGCGAGCGGGTCAGTGCGCGCCGGACGACACCGGGACGCGATCCCGTGTGCGCCGGTACAACTCCAGGTCCACCTCGCCCGCCACCGGCCGGGCCACGGCCGCCGCGGACAACGCCACGGCGTCGGCGAGGTGGGTCGCGACGAGCTCGGGGACCGGACGCCGTGAGCGGTGCAACGCGCGCGCCAGCGCGGCGACGGCGGCGTCCCCGGCGCCGGTGGGATTGCCGGAGACGACCGAGTCCGGCCGGGCCGTCCACATCCGGTGTGGACCGCCTGGGTCCGCGGCCACGGCGAGCATTCCCACCTCGCCTCGTGACACCACCACGCAGCCGGCTCCGTCGGAGAGCAGGACGCGGGCACCCGCGACCACGTCGTCGAGCCCCGTGGCGGCGCGCAATTCGTGGTGGTTCGGTTTGACGAGCGTGGCGCCCGCGCGGGCGGCGGCGCGCAGGAGCGGGCCCGAGGTGTCGACGACGACGCGCGCGCCGCGTCCCGTCGCCGTCCCGACGAGCGCGGCCACCGTCGCGTCGGTGGTGCCGGGCGGCATCGAACCCGACACCACCACGACGTCCCCGGTGTCCACCAGTTCGGTGACCAAGGCGCGCAGCCGGGACCACGCCTGTTCGGGCACCGAGGCACCGGGTTCGTTGAACAGGGTCGTCCCCGACGGTGCGACGACGGCGGTCGTGCGCCGGGTGGAAGCCGGGACCGGAATCCAGCGTTGCTCGACGCCGGTGAGGAGCTCGCGCAACCGTTCGCCCGTCTCGCCGCCGAGGAACCCCGTGCACGTCACCGACTCGCCGAGCTGGTGGAGCACTCGGGCCACGTTGACGCCCTTGCCGCCCGCCGTCTCGGAGACCGTCTCGACCCGATTCACGTCTCCCCAGCGCACGTGCCGAAGGTGGTAGGTGACGTCGAGGGCGGGGTTGGGCGTGATCGTGAGGATCATGGATGCTCGCTTCCCGCTGCCGGACGCGACGGCAGCCCGAAGTGCCGTGTGCCGAAATGCTTACTGCTGCTCGTTTCCCAGGAGTTCCAATCACTTTCCATCACGAGCGCAGTACGATGAGGACAATAGCACCGGATGTCGTCGCCGGGGCCTGACAAAGGAAAGAGAAAGTGTCGATGAAGCGCCATGAAAGGCTAGCGGGACTGCTCGAACTCGTCATCGAACGGGAGAGCGTCCATGTCGACGACCTCGTGCGCGAACTCGGTGTCTCGGCGGCCACCGTGAGACGGGACCTCGACGAACTCGCCGAGCAGCAACTCATCACGCGCACGCGGGGCGGCGCCACGACCGCTCCCGGCTCCTCGGACCTGCCCCTGCGCTACAAGACGACGCGTCACCCGGAGGAGAAGATGCGCATCGCGCGGGAGGCGGCGTCGATGGTGGAGGCGAGGCAGGTGGTGGGGCTCAACGGCGGCACCACGACCACCGAGGTGGCGCGTGAGATCGCGTCGCGGCCCGAATTGCGGTCCCCCGCGCCCGGTGACGAGGTCGTCGTCGTCACCAACGCCGTTAACATCGCCAACGAGCTGGCCGTGCGCCCGCATCTGCGGGTGGTTGTCACCGGGGGAGTGGCGCGGGCGCTGAGTTACGAGCTGACCGGCCCTCTCGCCACGCCGATCCTCGAACAGGTCACCCTGGACGTGTTGTTCCTCGGGGTCGACGCGCTCGATGTCGCGCACGGGGCCGCCGCGCACCACGAGGGCGAGGCGGCGGTGAACGGCGCGTTCGTCGCGCGGGCCAACCGTGTCGTGGTGGTGGCGGACTCGGCCAAACTCGGCCGGACGGCCTTCGCCACCATCTGCGACATCGAGGCGGTGGACACGCTGGTCACCGACACCGGGGCCGACCGGGGCCTCGTGAAGGAGCTGCGCCGCAGCGGTGTGGAAGTGATCCGGGTGTGAGCGACTCCGCGGGGCGGGACTGGCGCAAGAGGTGAACGAGCGCTTAGTATGTCGCTGGCCGACGGGAACGAACCCGTCGTGCGGCGGTCCGGGAGGTGTGCGTGCGACGCGGTCAGTTCGACGACCGGGTGGGGTCGGCGCCGAGCATGCGCAACGCGAGTTCGCCGTACTCCCGACCCAGCGTGGTGGGGGACTTGCGAGAGCGGTCCGTGTACCAGCGTGCGACGTCCACGCCGAGCGAGAGCACCGCGCGGGCGGCCGTCATGGGGTCGGACACGGTGAAGTCGCCCGCTTCCACCCCCTCGATCACGAGGTCGTGCACGATGCGCTCAATGTCGCGGCGCAGCTCGGCGACGACGCGGTACTCCTTCTCGGGAAGCGCGCCGAGTTCGTACTGCACCACGCGCGCGATCGTGTGGCGCCGGGCGTGCCAGGCCACGAACCGTTCCACGATCTCCCGCATCGAGTCGACGGGCGTGTCGGCCGACTCGGCGGCGGTCTTGACGAGTTCGAGTGCCTGCTCGTGGCCGCTGCGGCTGATCGCGAACAGCAAAGCGGCCTTCGACGGGAAGTGCACGTACAGCGCGGCCGGACTCATGCCCGCGTTCGTCGCGATGTCGCGGGTGGTGGTGGCGTGGTAGCCGCGCTGGGCGAAGGACTCGACCCCGGCCAGCATGAGGCGGCGGGCCGCGTCCGGTTGGACATCCGGCCACAAGTCGGCCGTCAGCGACATCGTCATGCCCGAAATTGTAAGCGAGTTGTAAGCGAGCGCTTAGCGCGGATTGGAGAACGTCCGTGGGAGAATTGACGGACCGTGTCGCCATTGTGACAGGTGCCAGTCGCGGGATCGGTTTCGGGGTCGCGCAAGCGCTGGTCGCCGCCGGGGCGAAGGTCACCATCACCGCTCGCAAACCGGACCCGCTCGCCGAGGCCGTCGAGAAGCTGGGTGGCGACGCGGTCGCGCTCGGAATCCCCGGCAAGGCCGATGACACCGCTCACCAGGACGAGGTGGTGAAGCGCACCCTGGAGACGTTCGGCCGTGTCGACTTCCTCGTCAACAACACGGGAATCAATCCCGTCTACGGGTCGATCCTCGACGTGGAGCCCTCGGCGGCGGCCAAGATCCTCGGGGTCAACGTACTGGCGCCGCTGGCGTGGACCCGCAAGGTCCGCGACGCCTGGATGGGGGAGCATGGCGGCGCGATCGTCAACGTCGCGTCGATCGCGGGACTGCGCACGTCGCCGGGCATCGGCATGTACGGCGTGAGCAAGGCGGCGCTGATCCGACTCACCACCGAGCTCGCCCAGGAGCTGGCGCCGTCCATCCGGGTCAACGCCGTGGCTCCCGCCGTGGTGAAGACGGCGTTCGCCACGGCGCTCTACGCCGACCGTGAGGAGGAGGTCGCCGCCGCGTACCCGATGAAGCGGCTCGGCGTACCGTCCGATGTGGCCGGTGCCGTGAAGTTCCTGCTGTCGGACGAGGCGGGCTGGATCACCGGTCAGACCCTCGTCGTCGACGGCGGCGTGACACTCGGCGGTGGGCTGTGACGGTGGAACTCGACGGCGCGGGTGCCGTCGTCACCGGCGGGGGCCGCGGCATCGGCGCGGCGCTGGCCGCCCGGTTGGCCGCCGAGGGCGCGCGCGTCGTGGTCGCCGACCTCGACGGCGAGGCCGCCTCGGAGGTCGCCGCCCGGATCGGGGGCACGGCCGTGCCCGGCGACGCCGCGTCGGAGGACGGGGTCCGCGCTCTGGTCGCGGCGGCGCGTGAGGCGCTGGGGGAGATCGACCTGTTCTGCGCCAACGCGGGGATCGCCGTGCCCGGCGGCCCCGAGGCGCCCGAGGAGGACTGGGCGCGGGTGTGGGAGGTCAACGTCATGGCCCATGTCCGCGCCGCGCGCGAGCTGTTGCCGCGCTGGCTGGAACGCGGGCGGGGGCACTTCCTCGCCACCGTGTCGGCCGCGGGGCTGCTCACCAACCTCGGGTCCGCGCCCTACTCCGTGACCAAGCACGCCTCCCTGGGATTCGCCGAGTGGCTCGCCGTGACGTACCGGCATCGCGGTATCCGGGTGCAGGCGATCTGCCCGCAGGGAGTACGCACGGACATGCTCGCCGGCGCCGGATCGATGGGGGCAGCGTTGCTGGAGCCGGGTGCCATCGAACCGGAACAGGTGGCCGACGCCGCCGTGGCCGGACTCCGCGACGGCCGGTTCCTCATCCTCCCGCACCCCGAGGTGGCCGAGTACTACGCGCATCGCGCCACCCGGACCGAACAGTGGCTCGCCGGGATGAACAAGCTCCAGCGCAAACTGGAGGACGCGTCGTGACGGTGGGGCCCGGGGACCGGGCCCCGACCACGGCGGTCAATATGTTCGCCGCGATGAGTTTCTCGTAGTCCGACGTGCAGTGCGGACTGCTGTCGGCAGCCACCCGGCTGTTCGCCGAGCGGGGTTTCGACCGCACGTTGGTGAGCCGGATCGTCGAGGCCGCCGGGGTCGCCGAGGGCGCGATGTACCACTACTTCCGCTCCGAGGACGACCTGTTGTACGAGGTCTACGCGCGGGTGTTGCGCGAGCAGACGCGGCGGATGGAGACATTCGCCGCGAGCGACGAACCGGTGGGCGACCGGTCGCACGCGATCGCCGCCGACGTCGTGGTGAGCACCATCGCCAACCTCGACGACACGACGATCTTCTTCCAGTCCATGCACCGGCTCGCCCCCGCCACACGGGCCGCGGTGCGCAGGCAACGTCGCCGCTACCACGAGCGTTTCCGGGGCTGATCGAGGAAGGGCAGCGCTCCGGCGAGTTCCGTGCGGACAAACCGGCGGAGGTCGTTGTGGACTTCTTCTTCGGCGCGGTGCACCACCTCGGCTTCCGATGCCGGGCGAGTGGTGAGCTGTCGGCCCGTGAGGTCGGTGACCACTTCGCCGACCTGGTGCTCGACTCCCTACGGCCGACCGCTGGGCGACGTCAGCGCCGCAGACTCTCGAACGCCGCTCTGGCGGCGGCGCCGATGGCGAGATCGATGTCGTGGGCGACGATCGCGCGTCGGTGGGAGCGGGTCAGCGCGGCGATGGCGACCCGGTCGCCGGACTCCGACTCGACGACCCCGATCTCGTGTCGCAGGTGCAGGAACGAGCCCGTCTTGCCGCTGACCTTCACCGTGTCGGTTCGCAGGTCGGCTGAGAGCCGGTGGGTAAACACCTGTAGTCCCATCAGCCGTCGTAGCTCCGCGGTGGCCGACGGGTGGGCGAGGCGGTCGAGCCAGATGCGGTGCAACAGCTCGACCAGCGCGGCGGCCGAGGCCACGTTGCCGTGGGCCGGATCGAGCGTGTCGATCGAGTGCTGGCGGGTGGTGTCGTCGCGGATCGCCAGTTCCAACGCGAGATGGAAGTCGTCGCCCGCGACGCCCGCCGCGCAGTCGTACATGCGTTGAAGTCGGTGCCGCACTCGGATGCCGGAGCATCCCCACTCGCGCAGGCGGTCGTCCACTGTCGTCACACCTACCAGGTCGAACAGGGCGTCGCCGCTGGCGTTGTCGCTGACGGACAGGGTCTGGTGGAGCAGGTCGCCGACCGCGAGGGTCGCGGGATGCCGGAACGCCGACACACCGGTGGGGCCGACGCTGCGTCGCGCCGGTTCGATGGTCACGGGCCGAGCGGCGTCCAGGCGGCCGTGCGCGATTTCGTCGAGCACCACCAGGGCGAGCGGGACCTTGACGACCGATGCCAGCGGCACGGGCGTCTCGGCGTCGAACCCCAGCTCCTCTCCGGTGTCGAGGTTGCGGGCCAGCAGGTGTCCGAGCGCGCCGACCTCGCGCCAGTGCTCCGCGATCGACTCGGCCACGCGCAGCAGTTCCGTCGACGTCGCCACGTAGGTGGGTTCGGTACTCATCCTCGCGCCGCCAATGGGTTGTCACGGCGGGAACTTCGACTGTCCGAAGCGGACGCGGCGTCAGGTGGAGTCGCGCCGAGCGCAGCCGCGACCAGGGGAGTGAGCCACGCGAGGTCACCGCGCTCCGTGGTGCGTCGAGGGGAGAACGCCACCTCGTACCCGCGATGCAGGGAAGCATCGGCGAGTGGGCGCCACGACAGTCCGTGCCGACGGGCGAGTTCCGCCGGACACAGCAGCAGCGACGGGCCTGCGAGGGCGTCGGCGACGGCCGCGGACAGCGACGTGGCGGGCACGAGGCGACTCTCGGCCAGCCCGGCGCGGGCGAGGGCCTTGGCGAGCCGGTCGGCGGCGAAGGGCACGTCGTCCTCGGCGGTGACGAGAATCGGCGCGGGTCGGTCCGCGCTTCCCCGCCGGGGCCGCAGGTCCTCCAGGTGCACGGTACGGCCGGGGCCGGGGGAGCCGGTGGCGAGGCCGAGCGGCACGCGCACCGACGCGGTCTCCGGTGCCACGCGGACCACCGCGCAGGTCAGTGACCCGTCGGCGAGGCCGTGTTCGCGGTCCTCGACGGACAACTCGCGCACGGCCACGGTGACGCCACGCTCGGCGCCGGCCCGGATCACGCGGGCGAGCCCCGTCGGGTCCGCGTCGGGTGGGATGCCGAGCGTGTGGGGAGCGGTGGCCAACGCCGTCGCGGCCACCTGTCGCAGGTGCTCGACCCGCCCCAGCACGTCGCGCGCGTGGGGCAGCAGCAACTGCCCGAGATCGGTCGTGGTCACGTGACGGCCGCCGCGGTCGAACAGCGCGCCGCCGAAGTGCTTCTCCAGCGTCTTGATCCGCCGACTCAACACCGGCTGCGCGACGTAGAGCGTGTCGGCGGCGGCGGAGAAACTGCCCTGCTCGGCGATCGCGACGAACGCTTCGAGGTGCGCCAGCAG
The window above is part of the Saccharomonospora glauca K62 genome. Proteins encoded here:
- a CDS encoding carbohydrate ABC transporter permease, giving the protein MSTVADTPAPAPAPEAPAPRRRARRVREAPGERGSIPLRVVAGAVVALIFLLPYLVMLLGSFKSRPEILRIPPTYLPQEWHPDNYVSMWSTPETPLPDNLVSTLVIAGCATLLTLAVATPAAYYTARFRFPGRLAFLFCVLITQMLQPAVLVAGLFRQMLAWDLQDTWLAMILVNAAFNMSFATWIMHSFFASLPKELDEAAQLDGASRWTVFFRVTLPLVWPGIVTAVIFTFVAAWNEFAASLVILTSAENQPLSVALTKFVGQYDSAWQYVFGVSIVAIVPVVLLFAGIEKRLVAGLTAGSVK
- a CDS encoding SIS domain-containing protein; amino-acid sequence: MTTPLVSEEIASQPHTWRRAAALAASSPLPARGSRVAVVGCGTSWFIAQAYAARRESLGHGVTDAFAASEFPAGRDYDLVVAISRSGTTTEVLDLLAALRGRVRTLAVIGDPDSPGRDAADEVVVLPFADERSVVQTRFATSTLSLLRAGLSDDVEALATAAEEVVRWPVPQSLLDRTQFTFLGRGWSVGLAHEAALKTREAAIAWAESYPAMDYRHGPKAISDANSAVVFLGERPAGLVAEVEATGALALWFDEDPQLTLVRCQRFAVEYALAKGLDPDRPRNLTRSIVLSGE
- a CDS encoding Gfo/Idh/MocA family protein, with product MVEARPSRRSFLQSMGLAAGAAGALAASGALPANAETSTAVAPARAAGQRSMIGVPFDRYDEVRIGLIGLGNRGMGMLTGWVAVPGAVVTAVCDTLPDRANRAADTVQAETGARPTVYTGGDRAYEELCASDEVDLVYVATPWDWHFRQGLAAVEGGKHVGIELPIATELKELWQLVDASERFRRHVFLMENCCYGRNELAILRMAHDGLFGELTNGHGGYLHDLRDLLFSGYYEPDDWRRAWHTRMDASFYSMHGLGPISACMDINRGDRFTYLTAMSSVALGLADYRERFMPPDHPSWTETYVKGDRTTILLRTDKGRLVRAEHDVSSPRPYSRINSIAGTRGLFEDYPTRIYVEPDHSGHEWADAQPYLDRYDHWLWRKVGDDAENNGGHGGMDYILQWRIVQQMRAGLVPDIDVYDSAVWCSSVPLSAESIRKGSRPVAVPDFTRGRWREARPGLDSEETDMPEVTRG
- a CDS encoding carbohydrate ABC transporter permease; protein product: MPRTPVDTARRGGSARDLLKALPWIGPSLLLIAGIVLYPAILMIINSTREISQTGKDRGSAGFDNYAALFDLPALPGVLLRTVVWVSVVVVVTIVISLALANLLNKAFPGRQFVRLAVIVPWAASVVMTTTVIYYGLEPGYGIVQQFLHDIGLIDSPDFGFTKSMPSAFLVAIGIAIFVSLPFTTYTLLAGLQSVSPELLEAARIDGASPRVTYFRIVLPHLRPALAVATIINIINVYNNFPILSVVTGGLPGYDADTTTTLMFKILQDMRDSGMASALAVINLVIVIAVIAVYVGIVKPLKAIDE
- a CDS encoding ROK family protein, whose translation is MSDTLDLTPTSAVVALDVGGTFVKWLVADHTGVLRKGTSPTHAEAGPDRAFEVVLETVDLALAAVPPSHTAVGVGVAVPGTVDERRGVCVHSENLGWRDLPVARHLREHTDLPVGFGHDVRTGAAAEWQLGAGRGVADQAYVSVGTGLAAALLLDGRPVSSGGYAGEIGHGGALDGEPCACGGRGCAETVASAAAIARRYTAASGATVDGARGVLARALTGDEVARRVWDDAVEVLSALVADLIRVTGVAHVVVGGGLVHAGDALLTPLRERVRARLTVHPAPRIVPAALGGSAGSWGAALLGWRAAGADLASIVAAYADAARRPDEPSPRTSGPSFRQRSAQ
- a CDS encoding extracellular solute-binding protein, producing MTRRMRATALVAATAMTLAACSGGDSAEDGTVELTMLAASYSDNTKRLWEEVIAGFEKDHPGVTVKLEMQSWENINDVIRTRVQSNEAPDILSIDTFAGYVEDDLLYSAEEVLSQETIDDFQDSFRENASVDGTQYGFPLIASARALFVNNDLLERAGIDEPPTTWDELYDAAKAVTEKTDAYGYGLPLGSEEAQAEAGIWFLGAGGGYGTPEKITVDTPQNLEAARFMKKLHDDGLTQPDAGATQRTPMLDQFIQGRFGMAMGLPPIVGMIEEKNPDLDYSIVDIPTKDGEKVTLGVADHLMAFRNDEDKAEQIGAFLDYFYRAENYVKFVETEGFLPVTKSGAEASTNEAMKPFLDLLPHARFYPSTSPAWATAQAAMQSQIGLIATGKDPKEVLAGIQAEIDNA